The Salmonella enterica subsp. houtenae serovar Houten genome has a segment encoding these proteins:
- the trpS2 gene encoding tryptophanyl-tRNA synthetase: MNTLPIILTGDRPTGALHLGHYVGSLRQRVALQHDHQQYVLIADLQGLTDNGSNPQKIRDNIPEVLADYLAVGIDPALTTICLQSALPALAELTVLYMNIVTVARVERNPTVKNEIAQKGFARSLPVGFMVYPISQAADITAFKAERVPVGDDQLPMIEQTNEIVHKMNSLFPSPVLRHCQALLSDTGRLPGIDGSAKMSKSLGNALLLSASEETIHRAVSAMYTDPGHLKISDPGKIEGNVVFTWLDAFHPDKAKVAAMKAHYQEGGLGDRVCKNELETCLQELLAPIRERRATFIADKGMLMELLKKGSERAHEVTQKTLQEVKRGLDLPTLLQV; this comes from the coding sequence ATGAACACCCTCCCCATCATTCTGACAGGCGATCGTCCCACCGGCGCTCTGCACCTCGGCCATTATGTTGGTTCACTACGCCAGCGCGTCGCGCTGCAGCATGATCACCAACAGTATGTCCTGATTGCCGACCTGCAGGGACTCACCGATAACGGCAGTAATCCGCAAAAAATCCGTGATAATATCCCGGAAGTATTAGCCGACTATCTGGCCGTCGGTATCGATCCCGCGCTAACGACGATCTGTCTTCAATCCGCTTTACCCGCCCTCGCCGAATTAACGGTGCTGTATATGAATATTGTTACCGTCGCCAGAGTAGAGCGTAATCCTACGGTTAAAAATGAGATTGCCCAGAAAGGCTTTGCCCGTTCTCTGCCGGTCGGGTTTATGGTGTATCCCATTAGCCAGGCGGCAGATATCACCGCCTTTAAAGCCGAACGGGTACCGGTTGGCGACGATCAGTTACCCATGATTGAGCAAACGAATGAGATTGTTCATAAGATGAATAGCCTTTTCCCCTCGCCGGTATTACGGCACTGTCAGGCGCTACTGAGCGATACGGGTCGTTTGCCCGGCATTGACGGCAGCGCCAAGATGTCGAAATCGCTTGGCAATGCCCTGCTTCTTTCCGCCAGTGAGGAAACAATTCACCGTGCGGTCAGTGCGATGTATACCGATCCCGGTCATTTAAAAATTAGCGATCCGGGAAAAATAGAAGGTAACGTCGTCTTTACGTGGCTGGATGCGTTCCATCCGGATAAAGCCAAAGTCGCGGCGATGAAGGCACATTATCAAGAAGGCGGATTAGGCGATCGTGTCTGTAAAAATGAGCTGGAGACCTGTCTGCAAGAGTTGCTCGCGCCAATACGCGAACGGCGGGCAACCTTTATTGCGGATAAGGGAATGCTAATGGAATTGCTGAAAAAAGGTAGCGAGCGGGCGCATGAGGTCACTCAAAAGACGCTACAAGAAGTCAAACGTGGACTGGATCTGCCCACGCTATTGCAGGTATAA
- a CDS encoding aspartate racemase, with protein sequence MKHTIGILGGMGPAATADMLEKFVELRHASCDQQHIPLIVSSIPDIPDRTACLLSGGPSPYRYLERYLHMLEDAGAECIVIPCNTAHYWFDDLQNVAKARMISILDATLEDIPPSARHIGLLATNATLATGLYQKKALAHGLTLIQPEEAGQALVMQAIYARKRGDKPAAQALLLPQIDRLIARGAQAIIMGCTEIPLIVAEHEGAIACPMIDSTASLVRAAIRWYESWPDTCASVTGEQRLQRLTA encoded by the coding sequence ATGAAACACACCATTGGGATACTGGGGGGAATGGGACCTGCGGCAACGGCGGATATGTTAGAAAAATTTGTTGAATTGCGACATGCCAGTTGCGATCAACAACACATTCCGCTCATTGTCAGCTCTATTCCTGATATTCCCGATCGTACGGCATGTCTGTTATCCGGCGGACCTTCGCCATACCGTTATCTGGAGCGTTATCTGCATATGCTGGAAGATGCCGGGGCGGAGTGTATCGTTATCCCATGCAACACTGCGCATTACTGGTTTGATGATTTACAGAACGTCGCGAAAGCGCGAATGATCAGCATCCTGGACGCCACCCTGGAAGACATTCCGCCATCGGCGCGGCACATTGGGCTGCTGGCGACAAATGCGACGCTGGCGACCGGGTTATATCAAAAGAAAGCTCTGGCGCATGGACTGACATTAATTCAGCCGGAGGAGGCGGGACAGGCGCTGGTCATGCAGGCTATTTATGCGCGTAAACGCGGCGATAAACCAGCGGCGCAAGCGCTGTTGCTGCCGCAAATCGATAGACTTATCGCCCGCGGCGCTCAGGCAATTATTATGGGCTGTACCGAAATCCCGCTTATTGTGGCCGAACATGAAGGCGCGATAGCGTGCCCGATGATAGACTCCACGGCATCGCTGGTACGCGCGGCGATTCGTTGGTATGAGTCCTGGCCGGACACTTGCGCCTCTGTGACCGGGGAACAACGCCTTCAACGCCTTACCGCCTGA
- the iadA gene encoding isoaspartyl dipeptidase, translated as MPDLSAAEFTLLQGAHLFAPEDRGICDVLLANGKIIAVGADIPGDIVPDCTVINLSGRMLCPGFIDQHVHLIGGGGEAGPTTRTPEVSLSRLTEAGITTVIGLLGTDSVSRHPASLLAKTRALNEEGITAWMLTGAYHVPSPTITGSVEKDVALIDRVIGVKCAVSDHRSAAPGGNQLASMAAESRVGGLLGGKPGVSVFHMGSSKKGLQPLYDILENSDVPIGKLLPTHVNRSEPLFEQALAFALKGGVIDITSSIPDPVAPADGIARAVKAGVPLSRVTLSSDGNGSQPLFDAAGNLTGIGVAGFESLLETLQTLVNHYGFSLTDALRPLTTNVAAFLSLDGKGEIRPGNDADLLVFSADLRIEQVYARGKRMVNEGKACVKGTFEPA; from the coding sequence ATGCCTGATTTATCCGCCGCGGAGTTTACCTTATTGCAGGGAGCGCACCTGTTCGCGCCAGAAGACCGGGGCATCTGCGATGTTCTGCTTGCGAATGGCAAAATTATTGCCGTCGGCGCTGATATCCCCGGCGATATCGTACCGGACTGTACGGTTATCAATCTTAGCGGTCGTATGCTGTGCCCGGGCTTTATCGACCAACACGTTCATCTGATCGGCGGCGGCGGCGAAGCGGGGCCGACGACGCGGACGCCGGAGGTCTCCCTGAGCCGCCTGACGGAGGCCGGGATCACTACGGTTATCGGCCTGCTTGGCACCGACTCCGTCAGCCGTCATCCCGCGTCGCTGTTAGCCAAAACGCGAGCATTAAATGAGGAAGGAATCACTGCCTGGATGCTAACGGGCGCTTATCACGTTCCGTCGCCGACCATTACCGGCTCGGTAGAAAAAGACGTCGCGCTGATCGATCGCGTCATCGGCGTGAAATGCGCGGTCTCCGATCACCGCTCCGCCGCGCCCGGCGGGAATCAACTCGCCAGCATGGCCGCAGAATCACGCGTTGGCGGCCTGCTGGGCGGCAAACCCGGGGTCAGCGTTTTTCATATGGGCAGCAGCAAAAAAGGATTACAGCCGCTGTATGACATTCTGGAAAACAGCGACGTGCCGATCGGTAAACTGCTGCCTACCCACGTCAACCGTAGCGAGCCTCTTTTCGAGCAGGCGCTGGCGTTCGCGCTTAAAGGCGGCGTGATCGACATAACCTCCAGTATCCCGGATCCCGTCGCGCCAGCGGATGGCATTGCCAGAGCGGTAAAAGCCGGCGTCCCGCTTTCCCGGGTGACGCTCAGTTCAGATGGCAACGGCAGCCAGCCGCTGTTTGACGCGGCCGGCAATCTGACGGGCATCGGCGTCGCAGGCTTCGAAAGTTTGCTGGAGACGTTGCAGACGCTGGTTAACCACTACGGATTTAGCCTGACCGATGCGCTGCGCCCGCTGACGACCAACGTCGCCGCCTTTCTCAGTCTGGACGGGAAGGGCGAGATTCGTCCCGGTAACGATGCGGATCTGCTCGTTTTTAGCGCGGATTTACGCATTGAGCAGGTGTATGCGCGCGGCAAACGCATGGTCAACGAAGGTAAAGCGTGCGTGAAAGGTACCTTTGAACCAGCGTAA
- a CDS encoding transporter, major facilitator family, giving the protein MVQGQSVSPRHPIFTALFGMMVLTLGMGIGRFLYTPMLPVMLAEKQLTFNELSWIASANYAGYLAGSLLFSFGLFHLPSRLRPMLLASATATGILILAMALFTQPVIVMLVRFLAGVASAGMMIFGSMIVLHHTRHPFVIAALFSGVGAGIALGNEYVIGGLRYALSAHSLWLGAGALAGILLLIVAMLIPPRAQALPPAPLAKIENQPIPWWQLALLYGFAGFGYIIVATYLPLMAKSAGSPLLTAHLWSLVGLAIIPGCFGWLWAAKHWGVLPCLTANLLIQSACVLLSLASDSLLLLILSSIGFGATFMGTTSLVMPLARQLSAPGNINLLGLVTLTYGIGQILGPLAASLSGNGASAIINATLCGAAALFFAALISAAQQIKQKRNLIRE; this is encoded by the coding sequence ATGGTTCAGGGTCAGAGCGTTTCACCTCGCCATCCCATTTTTACGGCGCTTTTCGGTATGATGGTGTTGACGCTGGGAATGGGAATTGGCCGCTTTCTGTATACCCCCATGCTGCCGGTAATGCTGGCGGAAAAGCAGCTAACGTTTAATGAACTCTCCTGGATTGCCAGCGCCAATTATGCAGGGTACCTGGCGGGAAGCTTACTGTTTTCCTTTGGCCTTTTTCATCTCCCCTCTCGTCTACGCCCCATGCTGCTGGCTTCAGCAACCGCCACCGGTATACTTATTCTGGCCATGGCGCTATTTACCCAACCCGTAATCGTCATGTTGGTGCGCTTCCTGGCAGGCGTCGCGAGCGCGGGAATGATGATTTTTGGATCAATGATTGTGTTGCATCATACCCGCCATCCGTTTGTTATCGCCGCGCTCTTTTCCGGCGTCGGGGCCGGGATTGCACTGGGCAACGAATATGTCATTGGCGGTTTACGTTATGCGCTTTCGGCCCATTCGCTATGGTTGGGGGCCGGGGCGCTCGCCGGTATATTGCTGTTAATCGTGGCAATGTTGATTCCCCCCCGCGCTCAAGCGCTGCCGCCCGCGCCCTTAGCAAAAATCGAAAATCAGCCGATACCCTGGTGGCAACTGGCGCTGCTGTACGGTTTCGCCGGATTCGGCTACATCATTGTCGCCACCTATTTGCCGCTGATGGCGAAAAGTGCAGGTTCTCCACTGCTCACGGCGCACCTTTGGTCACTGGTCGGCCTGGCGATCATTCCCGGCTGCTTCGGCTGGCTGTGGGCGGCAAAACATTGGGGCGTCCTGCCATGCCTGACCGCGAATCTGTTGATCCAGAGCGCCTGCGTGCTGCTGTCTCTCGCCAGCGACTCGTTGTTGCTGTTAATACTGAGCAGTATTGGTTTTGGCGCCACGTTTATGGGTACAACCTCGCTGGTGATGCCGCTTGCCCGACAGCTCAGCGCGCCGGGTAATATTAATTTGTTAGGCCTGGTTACGCTAACGTATGGTATTGGGCAAATTCTCGGTCCACTAGCCGCCAGTCTGTCAGGCAATGGCGCGTCGGCAATTATCAACGCCACGCTTTGCGGCGCCGCGGCGCTCTTTTTTGCCGCGCTGATCAGCGCCGCGCAGCAGATAAAACAAAAACGGAATTTAATACGTGAATAA
- the SBOV45891 gene encoding putative cytoplasmic protein yields MHTFRPYSLRHSDLLYEDIPLEIREQIIVLIINTLGTCSSFYDMTLYCYHNSHSDEVYRRICKTLRKEYGLFTLYAQSTSYLDELSNLLLKTNDKRKHIDTIELAFKYIDTYLRTYEVTLGLEPDKAINELNNIFHNHRLKYKFENGRIVRLRRIKRLKNIRYYLYSPGEYGFVEYDLMEVYNRLMLNDFAHVVSECHAVFRKVLIRIHERKGIVYHEKDNLNTLMANLMTRGIISAEYASKFHFLSNVLESEIFPPIAEQKSHHHYVMMLRISEELACSIYYLTERSIFFLIQRAEEDDVVL; encoded by the coding sequence ATGCACACCTTCAGACCATACTCGCTAAGGCATAGCGACCTGTTATATGAAGATATTCCGTTAGAAATACGTGAACAGATTATTGTATTGATTATCAATACGTTAGGCACTTGCTCCTCTTTTTATGATATGACATTATACTGTTATCATAATAGTCATTCTGACGAAGTATATCGAAGAATATGTAAGACTCTACGCAAAGAATATGGCTTATTCACCCTATATGCGCAATCAACGTCATATCTGGATGAATTGAGTAATTTGTTATTAAAAACAAATGATAAAAGAAAGCATATTGATACAATTGAGCTGGCTTTTAAATATATAGATACCTACCTTCGGACCTATGAAGTCACGCTTGGGTTAGAGCCGGATAAGGCGATTAATGAATTAAATAATATATTTCATAATCATAGGTTAAAATATAAATTTGAAAATGGTAGAATCGTCAGGTTACGTAGAATAAAACGGCTTAAAAATATACGTTATTATTTGTATTCACCAGGGGAGTATGGCTTTGTCGAATACGATCTTATGGAAGTGTATAATCGTCTGATGCTTAATGATTTTGCCCACGTCGTAAGTGAATGCCATGCTGTCTTCAGAAAAGTTCTTATCAGAATTCATGAGAGAAAAGGTATCGTATATCATGAAAAGGATAATCTAAATACACTCATGGCAAATCTGATGACGAGAGGCATTATTTCTGCTGAATATGCAAGTAAATTTCACTTTTTAAGTAACGTGCTGGAGTCAGAAATATTTCCACCGATTGCGGAACAAAAGTCGCATCATCACTACGTAATGATGCTTCGTATCTCTGAAGAGTTGGCCTGTAGTATCTATTATCTTACTGAGCGGAGTATATTTTTCCTTATCCAGCGGGCAGAAGAAGATGATGTCGTACTATGA
- the STY4865 gene encoding Hemolysin-coregulated protein (uncharacterized), whose translation MAGKWNVLSLFAFCPCQPALPPDNHGGRMDAIYLKLDGIEGESQTKGFEKQIKLIAYNHHPTKRKSGEARGTYIGGLTLTKPVDLATPGLYEHYRSGKTVKEGVLTLCRSDKGAMLPFIIYRLTNVRISRVSNHGDAADNATETVDLVYSHIRWDIPALAPKSKTRLPIRRQVLWR comes from the coding sequence ATGGCTGGAAAATGGAACGTTCTCTCATTGTTTGCGTTCTGTCCTTGTCAGCCCGCTTTGCCGCCTGATAATCACGGAGGGAGGATGGACGCCATCTATTTAAAACTGGACGGTATTGAAGGTGAAAGCCAGACCAAAGGCTTCGAAAAACAAATAAAACTTATTGCTTACAACCACCATCCGACGAAGCGGAAGTCCGGCGAAGCGAGAGGGACATATATTGGAGGGTTGACGCTGACGAAGCCTGTCGATCTTGCTACGCCAGGGCTCTATGAGCACTATCGTAGCGGGAAAACGGTGAAAGAAGGTGTGCTGACATTATGCCGTAGTGATAAGGGCGCAATGCTGCCATTTATTATTTATAGGCTCACCAATGTGCGGATTTCACGCGTGAGCAATCATGGCGATGCTGCAGACAACGCCACGGAGACCGTGGATTTGGTTTATAGCCATATTCGCTGGGATATACCCGCATTGGCGCCAAAAAGCAAAACACGGCTGCCTATCCGCCGGCAGGTGTTATGGCGATGA
- the qseD gene encoding transcriptional activator, with the protein MHNIETKWLYDFLTLEKCRNFSQAAIIRNVSQPAFSRRIRALEQAVGVELFNRHISPLQLSEQGKIFHSQVRHLLQQLESNLTELRGGSDYTLRKIKIAAAHSLSLGLLPTIVKQMPTQFTYSVEAIDVDQAVDMLREGQSDFIFSYHDENLQQAPFDNIRLFESRLFPVCASNGQGEPRYTLEQPHFPLLNYSQNSYMGRLINRTLTRHAELSFSTFFVSSMSELLKQVAMDGCGVAWLPEYAIRQEITDGRLIVLNADELVIPIQAYAYRMNTRMSQVAETFWRDLRGLQAAL; encoded by the coding sequence TTGCACAATATTGAGACAAAATGGCTGTATGATTTTCTGACGCTGGAAAAGTGCCGCAATTTCTCTCAGGCCGCGATTATCCGCAACGTATCGCAACCCGCCTTTAGCCGGCGGATTCGCGCCCTGGAGCAGGCCGTGGGCGTTGAACTCTTTAATCGACACATCTCGCCGCTACAACTTTCCGAACAGGGTAAAATCTTTCATTCCCAGGTTCGCCACCTATTACAGCAGCTGGAAAGCAATCTGACCGAACTGCGTGGCGGCAGCGATTATACGCTGCGTAAAATTAAGATTGCCGCCGCCCACTCGCTCTCCCTCGGCCTGTTGCCGACTATCGTTAAGCAGATGCCGACGCAGTTTACCTACTCCGTTGAAGCGATAGATGTCGACCAGGCGGTGGATATGTTACGTGAGGGACAGAGCGATTTTATCTTTTCTTATCACGATGAAAACCTGCAACAAGCGCCGTTTGATAATATCCGCCTGTTTGAGTCGCGACTGTTTCCCGTCTGCGCCAGCAATGGTCAGGGCGAGCCGCGTTATACCCTTGAGCAGCCGCACTTTCCGCTGCTTAATTACAGCCAGAACTCCTATATGGGCCGGTTGATAAATCGTACCCTGACTCGCCATGCTGAGCTGAGTTTTAGTACATTTTTCGTCTCTTCGATGAGTGAATTGTTAAAACAGGTGGCGATGGACGGCTGCGGAGTCGCCTGGTTGCCCGAATATGCTATCCGCCAGGAGATTACCGACGGACGCCTGATTGTGCTTAATGCCGACGAACTGGTTATCCCGATTCAGGCTTATGCCTATCGCATGAATACCCGTATGAGTCAGGTAGCCGAAACGTTTTGGCGCGACCTGCGCGGGCTTCAGGCCGCGCTGTAG
- the uxuR gene encoding uxu operon transcriptional regulator: protein MIRDLIVQTPYCPGERLPPEREIAERLNVTRTVVREALIMLEIKGLVEVRRGAGIYVLDSAADDEIEGAEVNHCNDAGPFELLQARQLLESNIAEFAALQATREDIIKMRQALQLEERELASSAPGGSESGDMQFHLAIAEATHNSMLVELFRQSWQWRENNPMWLQLHSHLGDTLYRKEWLVDHKQILAALIKKDARAAKLAMWQHLENVKQRLLEFSNVDDIYFDGYLFESWPLDKVDA from the coding sequence ATGATACGCGATCTGATTGTTCAGACGCCGTACTGCCCCGGGGAGCGATTGCCACCGGAGCGAGAGATCGCTGAGAGGCTCAATGTGACGCGTACCGTCGTGCGTGAAGCTCTGATCATGCTGGAAATTAAAGGGTTGGTTGAAGTTCGCCGCGGTGCCGGAATTTACGTGCTCGACAGCGCGGCTGATGACGAGATTGAAGGTGCTGAGGTAAATCACTGTAATGACGCAGGGCCGTTTGAACTGTTGCAGGCGCGCCAGTTGCTGGAAAGCAATATCGCTGAATTTGCCGCTTTGCAGGCCACCCGCGAAGACATCATTAAAATGCGCCAGGCATTACAGTTGGAAGAGCGAGAGCTCGCCTCCAGCGCGCCGGGCGGCTCAGAAAGCGGCGATATGCAATTTCATCTGGCCATTGCTGAAGCGACCCATAACAGTATGTTGGTCGAACTCTTCCGCCAGTCCTGGCAATGGCGTGAAAATAACCCGATGTGGCTCCAGCTTCATAGCCATCTGGGCGATACGCTTTACCGTAAGGAGTGGCTGGTCGATCATAAGCAGATCCTCGCGGCGTTAATTAAGAAAGATGCCCGCGCAGCGAAGCTGGCGATGTGGCAGCACCTGGAAAACGTGAAGCAGCGTCTGCTGGAGTTTTCCAATGTTGATGATATCTACTTTGACGGTTACCTGTTTGAGTCATGGCCGCTGGACAAAGTTGACGCCTGA
- the yjiG gene encoding membrane protein, with product MTTQVRKNVMDMFIDGARRGFTIATTNLLPNVVMAFVIIQALKITGLLDWVGHICQPVMALWGLPGEAATVLLASLMSMGGAVGVAASLATAGALSGHDVTVLLPAIYLMGNPVQNVGRCLGTAEVNAKYYPHIIAVCAINALLSIWVMQLIV from the coding sequence ATGACGACTCAGGTACGTAAGAATGTCATGGATATGTTTATCGATGGCGCACGCCGCGGTTTTACCATCGCCACCACCAACCTGTTACCCAATGTGGTCATGGCATTTGTCATTATTCAGGCGCTGAAAATTACCGGTCTGCTCGACTGGGTAGGTCATATCTGCCAGCCCGTGATGGCGTTGTGGGGGCTTCCCGGCGAAGCGGCTACGGTACTTCTGGCTTCGCTGATGAGTATGGGCGGCGCCGTTGGCGTGGCGGCCAGTCTGGCTACCGCCGGCGCGCTAAGCGGTCACGATGTTACCGTGCTACTGCCAGCCATTTACCTGATGGGAAACCCGGTACAGAATGTCGGCCGCTGCCTCGGTACTGCCGAAGTCAACGCCAAATATTACCCGCATATTATCGCAGTCTGCGCCATCAACGCGCTACTGTCGATCTGGGTCATGCAGCTTATTGTTTAA
- a CDS encoding transporter gate domain-containing protein, producing the protein MAQQVDEAAMPLDTEKVGIKGYLAFFLTIIFFSGMFSGSDGWWRVFDFTVLNGSFGHVASTQTFRGAGGTGAKDGFLFALELAPSVILSLGIIAITDGLGGLRAAQQLMTPILKPLLGIPGICSLALIANLQNTDAAAGMTKELAQEGEITERDKVIFAAWQTSGSAIITNYFSSGVAVFAFLGTSVIIPLVVILLFKFIGANLLRIWINIEERRHPAQGAQS; encoded by the coding sequence ATGGCGCAACAAGTAGATGAGGCGGCCATGCCGCTTGATACAGAAAAAGTCGGGATAAAGGGATATCTGGCGTTTTTTCTCACTATCATTTTCTTTTCCGGCATGTTTTCCGGAAGCGACGGCTGGTGGCGCGTTTTTGATTTTACCGTACTCAACGGATCATTCGGTCATGTAGCCAGTACGCAGACCTTTCGCGGCGCAGGCGGAACGGGTGCGAAAGATGGCTTCCTTTTTGCGCTGGAGCTGGCGCCGTCGGTCATCCTTTCTCTGGGCATCATCGCAATTACGGATGGACTGGGCGGTCTGCGGGCGGCACAGCAACTGATGACGCCGATCCTGAAACCGTTGCTTGGCATTCCCGGCATTTGCTCGCTGGCGCTGATCGCCAACCTGCAAAATACCGACGCGGCGGCGGGCATGACCAAAGAGCTGGCGCAGGAAGGCGAAATCACCGAACGCGATAAAGTGATTTTTGCCGCCTGGCAGACCAGCGGCAGCGCTATTATCACCAACTATTTCTCCTCCGGCGTTGCGGTATTTGCCTTTCTGGGGACGTCAGTCATCATTCCGCTGGTGGTCATTCTGCTATTCAAATTTATCGGCGCAAACCTTTTACGCATCTGGATTAACATCGAAGAACGCCGTCACCCTGCGCAAGGAGCCCAATCATGA
- a CDS encoding Putative inner membrane protein: protein MNKIAELKRAKRLALSLLLIAAATFVTTLFLPPSFWVLGVKAIAEAAMVGALADWFAVVALFRRIPIPFISRHTAIIPRNKDRIGENLGQFVQEKFLDTQSLIALIRRHEPALLIGNWFSQADNASRVGQHLLQIMSGFLELTDDARIQRLLKRAVHKAIDKVDLSGTSALMLESMTKNDRHQVLLDTLIAQLIALLQRDSSRTFIARQIVRWLETEHPLKAKILPTEWLGEHSAELVSDAVNSLLDDISHDRAHQIRHAFDRATYKLIDKLKHDPEMAARAENIKSYLKEDEAFNRYLGEIWADLRQWLKTDINAEDSKVKQRIAHAGQWFGEALIADDALRASLNGHLEQAAHRVAPEFAAFLTRHISDTVKGWDARDMSQQIELNIGKDLQFIRVNGTLVGGAIGLVLYLLSQIPALLSI from the coding sequence ATGAATAAAATCGCCGAACTCAAACGCGCTAAACGCCTGGCGCTCTCACTGTTGCTGATAGCCGCCGCAACGTTTGTCACCACGCTTTTCCTGCCGCCCAGTTTTTGGGTGCTGGGCGTAAAAGCCATTGCCGAGGCGGCGATGGTTGGCGCGCTGGCGGACTGGTTTGCCGTGGTGGCGCTGTTTCGCCGCATTCCCATTCCGTTTATTTCACGACATACGGCGATTATTCCCCGTAACAAAGACCGAATCGGCGAAAATCTCGGGCAATTTGTGCAGGAGAAATTCCTTGATACGCAGTCGCTGATCGCGCTGATCCGCCGCCATGAACCCGCGCTGCTTATCGGAAACTGGTTCAGCCAGGCGGACAATGCCAGCCGGGTCGGGCAGCATCTGCTGCAAATTATGAGCGGCTTTCTGGAACTGACCGATGACGCCCGTATTCAGCGGCTGCTCAAACGAGCGGTACATAAGGCGATTGATAAAGTGGATCTTTCCGGCACCAGCGCCCTGATGCTGGAAAGCATGACCAAAAACGATCGCCACCAGGTGTTGCTCGATACGCTGATCGCCCAGCTTATCGCCCTGTTACAGCGTGACAGTTCCCGGACATTTATCGCCAGACAGATCGTACGCTGGCTGGAAACCGAACATCCGTTAAAAGCGAAGATCCTGCCGACCGAATGGCTGGGGGAACACAGCGCTGAACTGGTCTCCGACGCGGTAAATTCTCTGCTGGATGATATCAGTCACGACCGCGCGCATCAGATTCGTCATGCCTTCGATCGCGCGACGTATAAGCTGATCGATAAACTTAAACATGATCCGGAAATGGCCGCGCGGGCAGAAAACATCAAAAGTTACCTGAAGGAAGATGAGGCGTTTAACCGTTATCTCGGCGAGATCTGGGCGGATCTGCGCCAGTGGTTAAAAACAGATATCAACGCCGAAGACTCGAAGGTGAAGCAGCGCATCGCTCATGCCGGACAATGGTTTGGCGAGGCGCTGATCGCCGACGACGCATTACGCGCCTCGCTTAACGGTCATCTGGAACAGGCCGCGCACCGGGTCGCGCCGGAATTCGCCGCCTTCCTGACGCGCCACATCAGCGATACCGTAAAAGGCTGGGATGCGCGCGATATGTCGCAGCAGATTGAGCTTAATATCGGTAAAGATTTGCAGTTCATCCGCGTGAACGGCACGCTGGTCGGCGGCGCTATCGGTCTGGTGTTATATTTACTGTCGCAAATACCCGCACTGCTCAGTATTTAA
- a CDS encoding Putative inner membrane or exported, which produces MIKTYSAYDYPQTRSRLMQAVADNGLVLFGEFDHARAAQNVNLKMPPTTVLVFGNPKGGTPLMLAHPELALDLPFRVLISQQADGRALVSYHPAETLQRYGLDATAIQALKKLEQLVEKSIH; this is translated from the coding sequence ATGATTAAAACATACAGCGCCTATGACTATCCGCAAACCCGGTCGCGGTTGATGCAGGCTGTCGCTGATAACGGTCTGGTGTTATTTGGGGAATTTGACCATGCCAGAGCGGCACAAAATGTTAACCTGAAAATGCCGCCAACAACGGTTCTGGTCTTTGGCAACCCTAAAGGCGGAACGCCTCTCATGCTGGCGCATCCCGAACTGGCGCTGGATTTACCGTTTCGGGTTCTCATTAGTCAGCAAGCCGATGGGCGAGCGTTAGTCAGTTATCATCCAGCCGAAACGCTGCAACGTTATGGCCTTGATGCCACAGCCATACAGGCTTTGAAAAAGCTGGAACAGCTTGTTGAAAAAAGTATCCACTAA